Proteins encoded by one window of Rhodamnia argentea isolate NSW1041297 chromosome 6, ASM2092103v1, whole genome shotgun sequence:
- the LOC125312569 gene encoding uncharacterized protein LOC125312569: protein MDRFAFDDRPGEQRIMSDAPPAHYIVKIEAFSSLSKNSVGKYESGVFQAGGYKWKLVLYPNGNTSKNVKEHVSLYLSMAETSSFPSGWEVHASVRFFLLDQDKDSYMIIQDDMRKEWRFHGMKIECGFDQFIPLKTFNDARNEYLVDDTCVFGAEVFVTRERSTGKGENLSMVKDRVVQNSTWWIYNFSKLDKEFSESKVFIAGNQKWKLRLYPNGKGTGLGTFISLYVVLADADTLPPGTKVLADFSVRIVDQLLGRNVIAKANHWFSASSQESGWAEFISHATFYNPKTGTLWCDICLVEVEVAVLGMVNAL, encoded by the exons ATGGATAGATTTGCATTTGATGATCGACCGG GAGAACAGAGAATCATGTCAGATGCTCCACCAGCTCACTACATAGTCAAGATAGAGGCATTCTCATCGCTCTCGAAGAACTCTGTGGGCAAGTATGAGTCCGGGGTCTTCCAAGCTGGAGGCTACAAATG GAAGCTGGTTCTTTACCCCAATGGGAACACGAGCAAGAATGTGAAAGAGCATGTCTCGCTTTACCTGTCAATGGCGGAAACAAGCTCGTTTCCCTCAGGTTGGGAAGTTCATGCTTCAGTTAGATTCTTTCTGCTTGACCAGGACAAAGACAGTTACATGATAATCCAAG ATGACATGAGAAAGGAATGGCGCTTTCACGGGATGAAGATCGAATGCGGCTTCGACCAATTCATTCCTCTGAAGACATTCAACGACGCGCGGAACGAATATCTCGTGGACGATACTTGTGTGTTCGGCGCGGAGGTTTTCGTTACGAGGGAAAGGAGCACTGGCAAAGGAGAGAATCTGTCAATGGTAAAGGACAGAGTCGTTCAAAATAGCACCTGGTGGATCTACAACTTCTCCAAATTGGACAAGGAATTCTCCGAGTCGAAAGTATTCATAGCCGGAAACCAGAAATG GAAACTTCGGCTCTATCCGAACGGAAAGGGAACCGGCCTCGGGACTTTCATCTCTCTATATGTAGTTTTAGCCGACGCGGACACCCTTCCTCCCGGTACTAAAGTACTCGCAGACTTCTCGGTGCGCATCGTGGATCAGCTTCTAGGAAGGAATGTCATTGCAAAGG CTAATCACTGGTTCAGCGCCTCGAGCCAGGAGTCCGGTTGGGCGGAATTCATTTCGCACGCCACCTTCTATAATCCCAAAACAGGCACTTTGTGGTGCGACATTTGCTTGGTTGAGGTCGAGGTCGCTGTCCTGGGCATGGTGAATGCCCTGTGA